In Ooceraea biroi isolate clonal line C1 chromosome 1, Obir_v5.4, whole genome shotgun sequence, the genomic stretch ATGAAtgtataattgcaaatttcgtTGAAATAACATTCAgcgaataaaaatagatgaaaAAATGCGCCAGTAgatagatatgtatatatttcttttttttataataaatttggtCACGTATCTTTTATGAGATCCATATGGCTTATCTTGATTCATATGTATCCTGATTTCATATTTACCTTGAAAATCCAATTCTGCCATGTCTCATTTAAAATGAATGGCATGCTGGTTCGGTTCACGGTGCGGGCCTAATCTGGCACTGGCGCTGTCGCTGCAAAATGTGCGCAAGATACGTGGTTCACAAGATGCATGTAGCCGTGTTGTCGTGTGGTATTCGGGTTATCCTCAATACCATGCGGAAGATAGCCACAGAATCTCACGGGAATTTAATTTGCACTTGGCGGATGAATGCTGCCTGGCGTATAAATGCGGATCGCAGCCATTCCAGACGTGATAAATGTTCATACTTATAGTACACGTTTCGGTTATCGAACGTTTTACTCGCACGTAGTTAGTAtgtaattatacaaaaaaagaTGCAATTATGATTTGCGGCgatacaaaattacattattacagtGATATGAGAATACACGCGCgattttcgaatttaatttattctactTCTAGATTGCTCCATATTTGTGAATAAATTGTAGAGGGAGATATGTCAGGGAgataattataagatattatgccacatatataaaatattgcgtcCCAGATACATCTCATATGATTCGACGCGAGACCGAGATCATGGCCAAGAAATTTAATGGATGTGGCAGGGGGAAGAGGCAGTTCGTGAACAGGGGGCGAAGGGGTGCGCCTGACAAAAGCTCTAATGACGTACGATAGTAACCTTCGTGAGAAGCACGATACATATTCCAGCTGATATGCATATTTAGTGCCGTTCTATAATTTTCTCACAGAAATGCACGGGGCACTCTGCCAAATCAGCGAAATTGAATCGGAAGAGAATTTTTAGGCAAAGCGCTTTTTTTAAGTTATTATATGCAGTCTCGCCGAGATGTGGCATACGTTCTCGCACAGTCGTTCTACATTATTTCCAGTGGAGCTGAAGGCAAATTCGCTTGATTAGAATATCGCGAGAATTGCGTACATATATTATGCCCCGCCATTAACCCCGACTCTCTAATAACAATAATGTTTAACAAACATCGCCCGCTGTGACATACGATATCCCTGACGGCCGCGTTTCAATTccatgtaatttaattataccgTGTAATACTTTAACTCTCGATGTGTTATGCATTACCGGGATTTATGATCGTTAAGCTGTGAACGGTAAGCACCCACGAATTTACGATCAACAATTCACAATCTTGTGTCACTCTGCAAATTATTGTTCTGCAGCGCGGATAATGAACGCTTCGTCATGTTTTACACGTTTCCCCATCTCCGCTGGAAATTTTACTAATGGTCTCGGAATCGCGATTAATCACGGAGCACGCGTACGTTTCGTTACTGCCCGTTCATTATTAAATCTCTCGGATCGATCGGATCGACCGTGTGCATTGTTCGATCTATGGCACGTTAGATCGCGTGTCGCGCACTCCTGGCCTGCCTATTCGCCGCGCCTCCGGGTGTTGAGTTTTTTTCTGACCACGGAGGCTgcctttcttcttttatgtCCTCAAGTAGCCTGAATTGCCGATAGGCATCGCATGTTGTACCGCGAATATTTATAGAAGCGGATTTTGCATTTTACCCTGATTATGCGCATCGCGTCGGCCGGCCGAGTGCCGATTGTTGCGTGTCGCTTTCGCGCATACCTAAGGCTGACAGACACGGGACGGAACGGGGGAAGAGTGAATTTACGAATGGCATATCGTGATACGCGACGTCAAAAGTCCTCGCggtaattgcaatttcttttttcgtccAAGAGCCGGCGTTACTTCCTGCCGTAATAATAACGCTATCGCGCTGCTCGCTTAAAATCGCGCCGAGCGGTTCCTCGCGGCACAAAAATCAATAGCGAACTGTAATAATGGCGCTGTTATTGTTAGTGGCGTGTAAATGCGAATGACGCAACATGCACATTTCGCCACTTACTTAGTATTATGCTACAGGCGCGATGTAAGGTATACGGATAAGATATCCGACCCGCAAAGAcagtttcttcatttttcatacGTTAGACACGCCGATGTATATACGTGCTTCTACTGAATTATTCATTACATTAAGTATTTTTGGTCTGATggctgaaaaattgaaaattttccaGACCGAAAGCTTCGTTCAAGAATTCAATATTCAGACCAATTAACTTGTCACTCAATCTGTCTTGATTATATCATGCTAAATACAAATTAAGAGTGCGCACTTTTcactttatctttttatattctttataaaaaaaggtataCAGGCTTGCAGCAAAGTACTTAATCGATAATTCGTAACGTAAGtgctttttttacaattaaacgatgataaattattctaCAGATCCGAAGCGTCTGTAAACAATATTGTAATGCTGTTATGAATAAAACATTCTCATGGATCACCGTGCAGATATTGCACtaggtcacattaaaattctttagaACAAAGTTTCAACAATGCCTGTGCAAATATATCTTAGCGAGTTCATCGTTCAACGTGTTTGTGGCTCCATTTCTCTCCAAAGATGAAGGTGCAGGATGAAAGATAGATCAGAGATACGTCAACGCGATTTCCGGACTGCGGCcaaattttgaagaaagaCAAACGTCAGCGGAAATGTCTAAAATACATTCCTGACATCGAGTTTCTTTCGTCTTAATGTCTTCttgtgcaatttatttttgttttaacgtTTTTAAGGCACTGAAATGTTTTAGTGGCATTATATCTACGTATAGGCATGTAAccattattctttttcttttcaggaAATTGCCGCGATCCTGATTAGTTTTCAGAGGCACGTCGAATGGCAAAGTCGGGAGGTAAAAGTACGACCACGAAGTGGCTCGATGTTACTATACTCGAGGAAGAAAGTACGCTATCGGCGGGACGGTTATTGCTGGAAAAAGCGAAAAGATGGAAAAACTACACGGGAGGATCATATGAAACTGAAGGTAGCATTACTACGAAAGCAATTagaagaatattaaatattaacataaaggAAGTCGACACAAATAATGATCCTCATATAACAACAATATTCaacatattaaatttcatcTCAGAAATTTTTATGTGGAGTGAATAAAATGTTACGCAGTATTGCTGCCAGATTCTACCAAGTACTGGTCAATCTGTTTATAGGTTCAGGGTGTCGAGTGCATTTACGGTTGTTACGTGCACTCGGCGATCCTACCGACGTTTCACCGCCGGTGCTACTGGCTACTGCAGAATCCGGACGTTGTTCTCGTCCACTATCTAAACGTTCCTTATCCGGACGGTGATGCGAAGCTAGCGGCTTTGCCACCCTGTCTCGCACTACCGCCAGACAAGAAGGAGTGGACGCGAGACGAGCTAGCGTCACAATTAAGGCCCATGTTCCTCGGCGGGGATGACGATCCAAATAATCCTCATCTCACGCAGCACTCGAACCATCCGGTCGACATGATAGTCTCTCAGCTACTCGATAGGCAGAGGGCATCCACCACTTCCTCCACCAGCGGCACCCAACTTGCGCCTAGGAGACTCACGCCCGACAATCAGGTATCGAGTTAAATCTCATTAAATCGCGTTGCAATTGTTTGAGAttttttgaaaactttttaaaattatacttacacaataatttttcggaacaattaataacttataataaatttctctaaaTTTCTCTAAAAGACTGTCATgacaattttatcatattgATAGTGCTTTTTATtcaacattttaatttcaacgTTTGTTAAGTTAATTTTGATATGTTATGCATAACTATTTCTTAAAATAGGTCTCTTCGACCACGGGAGGTCAGCAACCGTCAACGACAGCAGCACCAGCACCTCGCGTGTACTCAAGACATTCCCATTCCACTCAGAATCAGCAGCCGGCTCCTCTAGTTTTAAGTTTGCAACAGATTCAAGGCGGTGGTGGTCTTCTGATACTCAACAGTCAACCATATCatcatcagcagcagcagcaacagcagcagcaacaacagtcgcagcagcagcaacaacaacagcaatcgcaacagcagcaacaatcgcaacagcagcagcagcagcaacaacagagTCAGCAGGTAGAAATGCAACAGGTCGCAGAACAACAAATTGTGCCGCAAAACAACGTCGATCGAGAGCAACAAACGCAACAGGAAATCGACGCGCAAGAGAACATGGACAGATCCGCCGTGCAGCCATTACCGATTGGCAGTTCCGGTTCTGAGGTGACCGATTTCGCTGAGACGCTGGATCTGAGTCAGGAGGACATTCAGAGAACATTGTCGGCCAACATGGTGCCGCCATCGCCATCGCCCTCACCAGCAGACAACAATATGATCAATCCGATGGACTTCATCGACTCGTCGGACGATGTGCTGGTAAATCTGGACGCGTTCGACGTGTTCGGCGATTTGCCAGAGCTGCACGACTTTGAGGCCGATCAGACGAAACATGAGGAACAGCGTGGTCCTGAGAACGACGTCGGATGTCATCCTGGTACAACCGTCCATATTGCAGAATATAGTCCTGAATGGAGTTACACCGAGGGTGGTGTAAAGgtgaataaaacatttattctttattttttgctcatagaataattatcataaatatatttgttcttGAAAAAGTGCaatttatagttatatttctaattaatttaatatatttaatttaattgcagattgcatatatttattataaagtcattataaatatatatttaaataatttttagaatagaaacgtttatcttttatatagataaatgttattatatgttcggatttacacaaattataattCGTTCAATGGTATTCAAGGTATTAGTTGCTGGTCCATGGACTGGCGGTAGCGGTTCCCAATCATATTCGGTACTTTTCGACGCGGAACCAGTAGAAGCGTGCCTCGTGCAACCAGGTGTACTGCGTTGTCGATGTCCCGCGCACGCACCCGGAATAGCGTCCCTTCAGGTGGCTTGCGACGGTTTTGTCGTGTCCGATAGCGTTGCGTTCGAATATCGTAGAGCACCCACGAGCGAACCTAGCCCAGAAAAAGCTCTACTGGACCGTCTTGCGGACGTCGAGGCTCGTCTGCAGGGGCCCGGTCCCCCTTCACCTGCAGCTCATCTGGAAGAGCGACTGGTTGCTTATTGCCAGGTATTATGAAAACTGTAATTCGTCTCAGATTCAAAACGATTCTAGCTCGTACAACAATAcacacaataaattttatgtaataataaaacagaatgAAAAGCGAAAAGTTTTTTATCCACTGTTACAGGATGCTGTTGTCCGTCCTTGGCGAGCTGGAGCGGAACCTCTTCAATCCGGTGGGCCTACCCTCCTGCACTTGGCAGCCGGATTGGGATACTCCAGGTTAGCCTGTGCACTCCTTCACTGGAGAGCGGAAAATCCTAGTAGCGTTTTGGATGCCGAGGTTGATGCTCTTAGACAAGATAGTGCTGGCCTTACGCCACTCGCTTGGGCTTGCGCGGCAGGGCATGCCGACACCGCCAGGATTCTTTACAGGTGCGTAAACAATCAAATTTGCATTAGAAATGTTTATCTAACTAACAACATGTGCGAATAAGTAGCTCATAAAGTTTATgacgaatatattatattatgattcTGCGTTTTTCGTGTTTTCCGTTTTGCAGATATCTTGCAacattaaaactatttttaataagtGTTTGTTAACTCTGCCTTCGTAGATGGAACGCTATGGCGCTTCGTGTGAGGGACTGTCGGAATAGAACAGCGACCGAGCTGGCCGCGGAGAACGGCCACACGACAATCGCCGAAGAACTGAATCAGTTTGAAGCTCGAAGGCAAGACGAGAGGCTTTTCTTGCGACCCGCCAGCCCTAGCCCTAGGAGGCCCTCTCAAGACAGCGGTCTCGATCTGGCGTTGTGTTAGTCTCGTTTGCTATTATACTGTCCTCTCTTCCTCGTGTACACGCAAAACACATACCCACatatttacacacacacacacacacacacacacacacacacacacacacacacatatccACACGGCTTCCCTTGTTAATAACTTCCTATTCGCCAACCTTCAGCGCCACTGTATATTTCCCCGTTCCTTCGCAAAGACTGTAGAATCATAAAAAGGCCGTAAGTCATGCGAGCGTAATATTTAGACCACGTTACATAGCATTAAGTGGGGTTTGTCGAAAAACACACAGGTGGCTCGCCGCTACTGGACAACATGGAATTGTTGCAAGAGGATGAGTCATCATTAGGCCTCAGCGAACAGGGAATGGAGAGCGCTCCGACCCCTCAGGAGACCGTAGGTCCGTACCTTCCTCGTTTCCTTTCTTCTATTTGTTTGTCTGTCTGCCTGTCTATAAGAAATATCCGTAATTATgtctgttctctctttctctctgtctctctgtgaCACACCACCGATAGAACGTGTCGACCTAGACGTACTGTTACAATCTCACATGAAATACGTATCCCTTATAGATCCTAGCTGAAACTGCGTCCCTCGTTTGCAAATgaacacgcacacatacacacatacatatatttacactTTGAATATACACCGTCAAGAAACGTACACACGTACAATagtgttctctttctctctctctctctttctctctctgagaTCTCTACGAGATCACTGGACTCGATCAGCGATTCTCCGCAGTCTCCTCTAACTCCTCTGAACTCTTGCAGCTTGAACATTGGTGTATTGCTTGGCCTTCGTAATTGCTGGTGTTGGATGAATTGCTGTGTAAACGCCTAAACTTTCTTAGCCATCACTCGGCTGTTGAAACGCCCTCGAGTAACGACACCTCTGATCTATGTGCTACTGTCCTTTAAACAATCGTGTAGTGATTCTAAAACCGTCAGCTGGACAGACGCGCGATCTGTTCGGCCAATCGATGTGGATCGTATCGCAGCTGGCTGTCCTTCACGAGACTTCCGGCGAGTAAGGAAACGCTACGTTGGTCACCGATTTGTCCGATTCGTGTCGTAGCGGCGCACTTGTTGgtgtttaaaacattttatctgTCATTTTGCGATAACGGTGCATCGTAGAGAACACGTTCACAGCTTTTAAAACCTCGGTGTTGTGATCGATGTGATTTCGGCGGCTTGCCACTGCGAGCTTTTCCGAGTTTGGCTAGGGTGGTAATTCCTTTTTATAGGGGAAGAAGACGTGAGGGTGCTGACATTGGCAGAGCAAATTATAGCGGCGCTACCGGAAAGGATCAAGAGGGCGGGGGGTGATTCTCCGTCTTCTTCCTCATCACCACCCGCGGCACCCCTATCACCCTTGGAAGACGCTCTGATGGAACAAATGGTAAGTGTACGATGTTCGCATTACCGTTGTTTGATCGGTCGAAATGTCGTGCAGCTTACACGATGTTTCATCCCAATTTATTCAGATCTTAAAGTAGATTACACATAGAGTTAATCGTACCAGAACGATTAATTCAAACACGAAAACTTTGCCTGTGCAATCAAAAGAATAATGGCGACCATTAGGCCCATAACTTGGAATCAcagaattagaaataaaactttGGGATCGGAGTACCAGCGAGCGGATAACAATAAAGTTCCCAGAAGTTTGCGCCCAGTGGAACTCGATTTACATGCTAATCGCGTTCTTGCTTGTAGCCCCTCGACTCTGGAGAACTGTTCGACTCATATCGCGACTGTGGCGGCGGCGCCGCGTCGATCTcagacgccgacgccgacgccagTCCCTCCAGTCCATCGAGTAGCTGCCTGACGCCGGACTCGCCGTCTCCGCCGCCCACCACAGCTGACTTTTGCGAGTTcctgcagctgcagctgcaacTTGACAGCAACGGCAACGCACGCAATGGCCAATACTATCCATCAAACTGCGGCGAGCGGAAGCTGAACGGTATGCTCGGTTCTGGCGCCATAACGGTGACCGGAAATGGTGACAGCGAGGCGGACCTGAGCAGGTTGACGCTCTCTGACCGTGAGCAAAGAGAGCTCTATCACGCCGCCCGGATGATCCAAAAGGCATACAGGAGCTACAAGGGTCGTCAGAGACAAGAGGAAGCCGAGAGGCACGCCGCCGTTCTGATCCAACAGTACTATCGCCGTCACAAGCAGTACGCTTATCACAGGTAACTTGTCCGCCGCTCGCGAGAAATTTTTCACTTATTAGTCGATTTATTTAGAAtaccatatattttatgtttatcattataatgaaaattatctgtaatatccattatatttatcttatatatttatttctatctacCATTGTGTCTTTCCGTGTTCGTGTCCAGAGCAGTTTATTTTGCGCATTCCAATGTCCTTCCTTTTTCCCATTTCGCGTGCCAACTCGGCCCCTTTCACTTAGAAAGTCTGCCTAAGAAGGATATGGATCACTCGTTGTCGGACTACGACAGTATTAACTTGCACCGTGCGATGCATGCGACGGTTAGTTACAAATCGCCCAAGTTTGTGCAAGCACGTGTTATCAGGTTGAGCTCAAGGTTGTTAAATATGACAGATCATTATCTCGCATCGCGCGGACATCGCCAAATTGCTTCGAACTTGGAAAGTTAAATTTCCATCGATAATCTACTAgtcgggaagagagagaaacaaaggGGGAATGGGGCATCTTAATAAGCGACAATTAATAACTGGGGGGACAAGACGTACCATTGTGGGCCGACTTAACGACCTCCGACTGAATTAGACTGATGCCACTAAGAAGTTTGGCCCGTGCACTCTcccagggggggggggcggaaGAGAGGCGAACTTTTAATTGGCATCGTAAATAATTCGGAAACTTTGCGGACTTCCTTGTCTTCGTTACGGTGGCCTGAATACAGAATTAAGTTGGCATTAAATTAATACGACTTTCGTTGAAGATGGGGACCAGCAGTGGTTCCTCCCGTCCCAAGTTACACACCCAGCAATTTGAACTTCTCGCTGTAATGTCGCTGAAATTAGTGACAATCTGTTGGCCATACATTCCCATTGTAGAAATGCAAGTCGTAGAAAGTAGCGAGGGATGTTATGCACGCGACCAACTTTGGCTGCCATTTGCCAAGGAATGAAGATCGAGATGTGTCGACGCTTGACAACTGgtgttttattacaaattcttCCGcgaaaatcactcttctttctcATTTATTCTCTCATCGTTGCCGCATTCATTTTACGCTTTCCTCTAAAACTTTGTTATACGACAGGCAATCATCTTCAAAGTTTAGCACGAACCGCCTTGCGCGAGACTTCAATGTCAAATTACGTTTTACGACGTCTAGACTTTACGTTGTGACTTTTATTCGCAGACAAGCCACGAAGGCGGCCCTGGTGATCCAGAACAACTATCGAAATTATCGCTCGCGACCGGGCACGGCCAGCGCCAGGCAGCAGGCGGTCCATCAGCAAGCGGCTCATCAGGCCGCGCGGAAGATCCAGCAGTTCATGCGGCAGTCCAAGATCAAGTTAGTATCCCCGtacgtgtgcgtatgtgtacAGTGCTGCATTTCTTGTTGCAACGATGTGCACGCCACATTAGTTACGTAGTAGAGACTTCTCGTTAGCACACGAAAGGCTTTATCGTATCgtacgaaaaaagaaaaagacaagTGTAAAAGTTCTAAAGTTCTCCCTCTTCTGTGTGTCACTAATGCAGCTTGTCGTGGGACGATTCACGACCGGTAAGTAACGACCTCGTAGATGGGGCGATCGTTTCGGGTGGTGCACAATGCTCGTTTGTCCTCCTCGCTCGCTCCTGTGCTCTTCTGTGCCGGAGGGAATTAACGCTTTCGTCGTTACGTGTCTCTATATCTCCGACCTGTGCACCTTGTACCACAGACCACACGACCTAACGAGTTACATATGTCTATGTACCGACCCGTATCCGCGGCACCACGTTCGACGATGCTTCGTGTTTATTGTTGGAATGTTCTTCGTcggcatatatatatattctgtgTCTTTGTACAACGAAACCGCGTCTCTCTCGTCGCTTGACAATGTAGAACTACTGAGTTCCTCGATAAACACTTTGCCCCGTGGACGGATACGTCAAGCataatgcatatttataacGCATATGCGTAATTGAAACTGGCAGCGAGCTGCGGCGTGTTGTAACTTTAGAACGTATATtactttgaataattaaaatattgtcgaagcagcattaatatatttatttttgagcggttattcatatttacagaccgaaaaaatatcgtaataatttataaatattcaactgaattatttaactccgaaatatattcaatatgcACAATTCCAGTACGCGAATtacgtgtatttttatattaaaggcAGGTAGATATTTACAGCGAATGATATCCGAGCAACAAGATTCTAAAATATGCAGcatgaaaattgtttaaacgcAACGAGTTAAACTCGCGAGCAAAGTGCTGATCGGGGAACACTTAGATACGTCTGTTTGCCGTGCGATTACCGGTATATGCTGCCTGATCACTCGTGTCACGTTATGCACTTCCCGCGCGAGCGATGTGCCTGACCGCGGGTTCTACATAAAACGTTTCTCCCTTAAATCAGACCAGAACGCCAGGGCCGTCGCAAACGGGAACGGGAGGCAGCCAGCAGTCATTTCACGGGCGCTGCTGTCCCCAAAGCTCGCCCTCATCTAGCCCAGGGCCAGCCTAGCAGCCGCCAGCCCGGAGGTCACCTAGCCAATCAATCCAACAACGCGCAGAATAATAATTCGACAGCAAAGTGACATGGCCAATAGCGAGAGCGATGGTGAACGCATCCCGGATGGCCGTCGCAACACTGCGAAGGGAGTATACCATCCTCACGCGACCCCGAGTCATCagcacgacaacgacgacgacagacACAGCAATAACTGGAGGGTACCAGACGTACACACGCTTTGTTCGCTGCGTCTCTAATTTGCGTACTCGCGGTTGCTGCTCCCTACCTGAAGTCTTGTCTCATAATTTCGAGCTCCCCTGCTCCCACATGACGATGAGTTTAACACGCTCGGGCGTAGTTTCATCCCTCAGACCATCTCGCTTGACTTTCGTTTCGCTTGTACTTCATTCGCTGCTACCGCATTCGCTGCATCCTCCTTCGAATGAGCTCGCCGATCGTAGATGGGTTTGCTGAAGATTCGCGCAAGGTCGATCGATAGACTCGAAAGGCTTTTCGCAAAGTACACCTTTCGCATTAGCGTGTAAAGTACATCTAGCGAGTCCGTATTCCCAGGAGAAGCGCGGATCCGTTTCGTCCGGCACGTATGTACGTCGATTCCTTGCAGATCGAAGTTGGGTGATGAGCGACACTTGATTGAATCCATTACGCGTGCATCGAGCTGAATCGCACAAAATTGCTGTCTCTTTCGTAGGTTCTAATAACTCGCGAATTTGTTTCGAGCACGACTTAGTAGATCTTTAGAAACGATATTTCTGCATTACGTGAGATAGTGTAATCATGTTTCTTCTCTGATGAACGTTAACCGACAAATTCAAAGCTTTTTTCGGAAAATACTGCAAACTGCATGTCTTGATGTCTACAGCTCTGAAAGTGATAACGAGTTAAATGCTCATTCTATGTTGCCATCCATTAAATCCATACGAAAGTTAGATCAATATATAAACTTCGATAccgtaatttttcatttaagaatAACATTCTGAAAATCTGAAAAGTTAAAGCTTTCTTTGCCTGACGTATCTCATTGACTGGTATCATTAGCATCGTACTGCTCGTAGCTTTACTTTCTTATGccgatacatatttataaatacttatatattacTACATCTATTTTTTGACATGGCGATAGCTACCGATCACACGCACCatgtacaataatttgcttgacaagtagaaaacaattagtatttcttattcttctttattattgcgtttacgaattttttgttGTTTATCATAATCAACGTAGGCAAAGCTGTGGCTAGGATATCGATAGAGAGAACAGAGTtgggaaagaaaagagaatgaaGACGCAGCCTCGAGCAAGAGAAGCTTATCTTAAATTTATACTCGTGAATTTCGTATCCGAGCTTTATGTACTCCGGACTTGCTCCATATTTTTCACGTGTTGGACTTCGAGCTGACATTAATGGATGTGTATTAAGCAAACATGAGCGACGTTAGATCGACTCTATACATTAAGATGAAACTCAAAGGTACCAAGCGTGAAGGTGGAAGTCCAAATATTCGATCGGTTCATATTTGAAGTATTGACGTTCATAATTAGAGCAATTAAAGTTCTTGATTTCTATCGGTATTATCGTCTGTGtccattttctatatttttacgaGAGGCATAGTAGTTAAATTTAAGTGATTCGCGAAGCTGGACACGCACTCCTATCATTCAAGGACCGTGATAGAACGCAGCGTCGAGAATCTATTGTACATATTCATTAGATGTGAGAACGTTGACGGGCAAGAAACTGGTCTCTTCCGTACATGAAATTCGTTTGCTttgagaaacaaaaaattaacgaCAAAGACTACACTTTGATTTTAGAGAATTttagagaaagagcaagagaaagagggagggagagagagagagagcaacagagagaaagagaagaggaagcGAGGAAAAGGCAGAGCGAGAAGAGAGGCAGTGAAGGAGGTAGCTATTAGATGCAAAAAGAGGAAGGATGACagaattaagaaaagaaaaaaagagaaaaaaagaaacaaggcCCTTCGTCCAAAGGGTGCAACTTCATCCACGGTGCTAGTCACAGTATAATCAACTTCGTAGAGACTACTTCCTAGGACGTAAGCTAATCGATTACGCATTGTTACAAAAAAACTACTACTCTCTCCGATAGGggattttttaaagttctcTAGCGTAAACTAAGTAGCGGTTAAATTAATAAGGGCGTAGCTGATTGcggacgcgcgatcgcgcgaaagGCGGCGCGAACCGCGAGGGTTGTCGCGTTCAAGTCGATCGAAGAGACAAACGTCTAGTGAAATTAATGTGATCCAAGAAAGTATTTCGCGCAATGGACACGAGGAGACCGCGAGGAGAGGTAGATCCACGTGCGTCTCCGACGTAACGTCTCCGCGCACGCGGAAGGACGCGAGAACTCCTGCCGTGATAGATCGAAATGGAGACGAGATTGATACAGACGGACGGACAGACGGAGATTCGAGGATGGCTGAATAGTGGCGAGTCCGAACTGGAGTCACGCGGATCTGTCGGATAGTTACGCGTCGATACCGCGTGTCTCGACGACGGTATATTGCCGATCCGTATTGCCGAATTTCTTCGGTGACCCATATCGAGCCTCCCCCCTCCCGGGTGAGTTTCGCAAGTTTCGCATACCACACATACGGAGCGAGGTGAGATCTAATAGAGACGATAATTGCGAAGTGaaaaggtgtgtgtgtgtgt encodes the following:
- the LOC105285464 gene encoding calmodulin-binding transcription activator 2; this translates as MRQVVVLEPAGSVLVIRQTSLAGGGVAGNVNSNPTGTNDTHLVNHAAVSTIASNDHNQNRIVVVRSSTSSTCMTSSADNHASTNGNGNINVNANINGNLVGIGCKPSPKVGVGGGGCKNERNDHLRNEHKNQDGIVSNETNPAAGCRPRTSKEVAHENVASDRKLDSADPISDGDPIKLPENLETLPRAEHFPTQRHRWNTNEEIAAILISFQRHVEWQSREVKVRPRSGSMLLYSRKKVRYRRDGYCWKKRKDGKTTREDHMKLKVQGVECIYGCYVHSAILPTFHRRCYWLLQNPDVVLVHYLNVPYPDGDAKLAALPPCLALPPDKKEWTRDELASQLRPMFLGGDDDPNNPHLTQHSNHPVDMIVSQLLDRQRASTTSSTSGTQLAPRRLTPDNQVSSTTGGQQPSTTAAPAPRVYSRHSHSTQNQQPAPLVLSLQQIQGGGGLLILNSQPYHHQQQQQQQQQQQSQQQQQQQQSQQQQQSQQQQQQQQQSQQVEMQQVAEQQIVPQNNVDREQQTQQEIDAQENMDRSAVQPLPIGSSGSEVTDFAETLDLSQEDIQRTLSANMVPPSPSPSPADNNMINPMDFIDSSDDVLVNLDAFDVFGDLPELHDFEADQTKHEEQRGPENDVGCHPGTTVHIAEYSPEWSYTEGGVKVLVAGPWTGGSGSQSYSVLFDAEPVEACLVQPGVLRCRCPAHAPGIASLQVACDGFVVSDSVAFEYRRAPTSEPSPEKALLDRLADVEARLQGPGPPSPAAHLEERLVAYCQDAVVRPWRAGAEPLQSGGPTLLHLAAGLGYSRLACALLHWRAENPSSVLDAEVDALRQDSAGLTPLAWACAAGHADTARILYRWNAMALRVRDCRNRTATELAAENGHTTIAEELNQFEARRQDERLFLRPASPSPRRPSQDSGLDLALCGSPLLDNMELLQEDESSLGLSEQGMESAPTPQETVGEEDVRVLTLAEQIIAALPERIKRAGGDSPSSSSSPPAAPLSPLEDALMEQMPLDSGELFDSYRDCGGGAASISDADADASPSSPSSSCLTPDSPSPPPTTADFCEFLQLQLQLDSNGNARNGQYYPSNCGERKLNGMLGSGAITVTGNGDSEADLSRLTLSDREQRELYHAARMIQKAYRSYKGRQRQEEAERHAAVLIQQYYRRHKQYAYHRQATKAALVIQNNYRNYRSRPGTASARQQAVHQQAAHQAARKIQQFMRQSKINLSWDDSRPVSNDLVDGAIVSGGAQCSFVLLARSCALLCRRELTLSSLRVSISPTCAPCTTDHTT